CAGGAGGTGCAGGCGTCGGGATTGATGTAGCGGGGCTTCGAGTTGATGAAGGCCTTGAAATTGCCCGCGGAACCCTCGATTTTTTCTATTTCGGAGTTGGTGATCAGGTTGATGTTCAGATGCCGGCCGACCTCGACCAGTTTCGGTGAAATAATTCACATCGCGCAGTCGTTGGTTGGAAAGGTCTTGTCCAGTTCACTCATCACGCCGCCGATGGCGGGCGACTTTTCCACCAGGTGGACAAGATAGCCGGAATCGGCCAGGTCAAGCGACGCCTGCATTCCGGCAATGCCGCCGCCCACAACAAGAACAGACCCGTTTTTCTTACCTTTTTCTGCACCCATGTTCACTCCTTGCTATGAATTTGCAATTGGAAAAAAAGATAGCGATATAACGGCTGAATCGCTATCATTTTTAGCATAAACCAACCCGTCCCGTCGCTGTCACAATAGCCGCTAATAACCGATTCGGCGGGTACCGGAATGGCCCAACGTGTTTTTCAGATTCAATTGTAAACGTCTTGCACCAAGAGCAATGAGTGTGCCTATGACACAATTCCAAGAGGGAAGTCAAGGAAAATGCGGCAGGAAATGGGGTGCCGGGGCTGCAATGCCGACGCCGGGTATATGTGGGGTGGCGGGCTGATTGGGTTACTTGAGTTAGCGTGTTTATTGAGTTACCGGGTTATTTGGGCTAGCGATCGTAACTCGACAAACGCAACAAACAAAGCCCTATCGGGGTATTTACCCCAACGATGAGGTTTATCCGGCCATATGTGGGATATAGACCTGGAAAAAACTCCCCTTTCCCGGCGTGCTTTTCACCTGAATGGAGCCCTGGTGGGCCTGGACGATTTTTTTGACGATGGGAAGGCCTAAGCCGGTGCCGGTAATGTAACGCGTGCGTTCGTTTTTCACCCGGTAAAAGCGGTCGAAGATGTGCTCCAGGTCTTCGGGGGCAATGCCCGGTCCGGTGTCTTTGACGCCGATGCACAGGAAATCGTTCGCCAGCGCGACGGATAGGTCGATGACGGCCTCTTCCCGGGAATATTTGATGGCGTTGGTGATCAGGTTGGCGACGACCTCCTCCATGTTGCGCCGGTTGGCATTGACAGGCGGCAGGCCGGGTACCGGCGTGAAACGGATCGATATGTTTTTAGCGGCGGCGCTTTCCTGGTGGAAGTGCCGCTGCTCTTCCAGAAGGTCGTTGAACTGGACGGCTTCCTTTTCGAGCGTGATCAGGCCCGATTCGATTTTGGCCAGGTCGAGCAGCTCCGAGGACATCTCCACCAGGCTGTTGATCTTTTTGGAGGCCCTTCCGAGGATTTCCATCTGCTTCGCGGAAACGTCCCCCGCTAGTCCGTCCATGATCACCTTGAGCTGCATGAGAACCGAGTTCATGGGGCTTCTGATCTCGTGCGAGACCATGGAAACGAAGTCCGATTTGGTGCGGTCCAGCTTTTTCAGCGTGCTGATGTCGTTCAGCACGGTGATGGTTCCCAGGTTCATGCCGGTGCGATCCCGGAAGGGTGCGCAGTGGGCGTTCAGGAATATCTCATCGGTTTCGCCGGCAGCTTCCGTGCGGATTTCGCGCACGATTTCCGTGTCGGTGTCCGTGGGCATGGCGATGGCCTGGTCGATGATCTCCAGAAGTTCTTCAGACACGATGAATTCCTGAACCGGGCGCCCGGCGACTTTTTCCCCGGACCGGCCGATCATTTTCAAAAAGGCCGGGTTGGCCAGCACCACCTGCAGCTGGGCGTCGGTGGCCATAACCCCGTCCGACAGCCGGTTGATCAGCCCCCGCATGCGCGATTTTTCCTTGGCAATATCCTGGAGCGCCCGGGTGTACTCGATGGCCTTTGCTACCACCACCTTGAGCTGCTCCGGGGAAAACGGTTTGGGGATGAAATCGAAAGCACCGGATTTCATGGCTTCGATGGAGTGTTCGATGGTGGCGTATCCGGTGATGACGATGACGACAGTGTCCGGGTGGGAGACCTTCACTTTGGGGAGCACGTCCAGGCCGGAAATTTCGGGCATCATGAGATCCAGGAGGATGATATCGAAGTGTTCCCGGGCGATCATATCGAGGCCCTTCCGTCCGCTTTCGGCGGAGGCTACATGAAAGCCTTCCTGGGACAACACGTCACGGCAGCCTTCCCGGATGCGTTTTTCATCGTCGACCACGAGTATTTTGGGGGTGTATCGCTGCTGTGCTTCGGTTGCTTGGGGCATGGCTCAAAACCTTTTTTAACTATTTGATATTTATTGCTATGCTTAATATATTCGGTCAGGGATTCAGCCCTGCGATTTTAGATTCGCAATGACCTTATCGGCGTTATCGGGCATGCCGGCAAGGCCCTGTGCTGCCGACCGCCGCTACCCGATCAGCGCCTCCTCCAAACCGGTGAGGTGCTCCGGAAATCGGAGTAAAAAGGTGGTGCCGTCCGCACCGGTCTTTTTGATCGTTATTTCGCCCTGATTTTCCTTGATGATGCCGTACACGGTGCTCAGACCAAGGCCTGTTCCCAGGCCGGGCTCCTTGGTGGTGAAAAAGGGGTCGAAGATCTTGGACAGGTGGCCCTTCGGTATGCCGCAACCCGTATCGGCAACTTCCAGGCAAACGGCCTTCTTTTGTTCGTCCCGGTAGGTCCGCAGGGTGAGGACGCCCTGTTTGTCCATGGCATCCACGGCATTGATGACCAGGTTGATGATCACCTGGGCCATCTGGTTCTCGTCCACCTTGATGAAAAGGTCCTCCCGTGTGTAGTCCTTCAGCAGGCTGACGTTTATAAAGAGTTTCTGGTCACGAATCAGGGCGAGGCCTTCGTCGACCAGATCGTTGATTCTGAGGGGCTTTCGCAGGGCATTGGTCTGCCGGCTGTAGGCCAGAAGATTCCTGACGATTCCACTGCAGCGATTGGCGTCCTCGACCACATTCTTCAGCTTTTTACGGTAGGGGTCGCCGGCGTCCATGCCGTCCAGCACCATGTTGGCATACAGGAGGATGCCGGTCAGCGGGTTGTTAATTTCATGGGCCACGCCGGCGGCCAGTTTACCCAGAGAAGCCATCTTTTCCGACTGAACGATCTGCGAGTTGGCCTCGCGGAGCTTCTCCTCCATGGCGATAATGGGGCGCAGGTCCTTGTAAATGCCCACCGTGGCGACCTCGGAGTCGCCCTCATAAATAATGGAAGCATTGAGTTCGACCGGAATTTCCGTGCCTTCCGCATTCAGTATGCTCGTGTTGGTGCTAAGCAGCTTGCCTTTGCCGCCCTGCCTTCCGCTGCGCAGCTGCCTCATGATTACCTTGGCCGTTCCGACAGGGTACAGCTTTTCAACGGGAATGGACATGATCGCCTCCCGCTGGGTGTAGCCGAACAGTTCCTCGGCTGCAGGGTTCATGAGCAGAATGTTGGCGTAGCTGTCCGCCGCCACGATGGCGACCGGTGAACCGTGGATGATTTTTTCCAGAAAGGCCTCGGCTTCCTTGAGGGTGACTTCCAGGTTCTTCAGTCGGGTGACGTCGCGGAGGCTTTCCATGATGTAGTCCACGTTGCCATTTTCGTCCAGGATGGGCGAGAAAACCCGGTCTTCCCAGAATTGCTTGCCGGTCAGGGAGTAGCTCCGGCGCAGGATGGACTGCCCCTTTTTTTCGCTGACGACTTTGTTGAGAGGGCACACCTCGTTGGGGCAGACCTTTCCGCCGTAGAAGATTTCGTGACATTTTTTGCCCACCAGCTGTTCCTTGGTGAGATTGCGTGTTTCCAGGAAAATCTGGTTGGCCGTCAGGATGGACTTGTCCGGTTTGATGATCAGCGTGGGGAAGGAAAGGGAGTCGAACACCCTGACCCGCCAGTCCATCTCTTTGATCAGTTTATCATTCATAT
This is a stretch of genomic DNA from Deltaproteobacteria bacterium. It encodes these proteins:
- a CDS encoding response regulator, which produces MPQATEAQQRYTPKILVVDDEKRIREGCRDVLSQEGFHVASAESGRKGLDMIAREHFDIILLDLMMPEISGLDVLPKVKVSHPDTVVIVITGYATIEHSIEAMKSGAFDFIPKPFSPEQLKVVVAKAIEYTRALQDIAKEKSRMRGLINRLSDGVMATDAQLQVVLANPAFLKMIGRSGEKVAGRPVQEFIVSEELLEIIDQAIAMPTDTDTEIVREIRTEAAGETDEIFLNAHCAPFRDRTGMNLGTITVLNDISTLKKLDRTKSDFVSMVSHEIRSPMNSVLMQLKVIMDGLAGDVSAKQMEILGRASKKINSLVEMSSELLDLAKIESGLITLEKEAVQFNDLLEEQRHFHQESAAAKNISIRFTPVPGLPPVNANRRNMEEVVANLITNAIKYSREEAVIDLSVALANDFLCIGVKDTGPGIAPEDLEHIFDRFYRVKNERTRYITGTGLGLPIVKKIVQAHQGSIQVKSTPGKGSFFQVYIPHMAG
- a CDS encoding PAS domain S-box protein, coding for MNDKLIKEMDWRVRVFDSLSFPTLIIKPDKSILTANQIFLETRNLTKEQLVGKKCHEIFYGGKVCPNEVCPLNKVVSEKKGQSILRRSYSLTGKQFWEDRVFSPILDENGNVDYIMESLRDVTRLKNLEVTLKEAEAFLEKIIHGSPVAIVAADSYANILLMNPAAEELFGYTQREAIMSIPVEKLYPVGTAKVIMRQLRSGRQGGKGKLLSTNTSILNAEGTEIPVELNASIIYEGDSEVATVGIYKDLRPIIAMEEKLREANSQIVQSEKMASLGKLAAGVAHEINNPLTGILLYANMVLDGMDAGDPYRKKLKNVVEDANRCSGIVRNLLAYSRQTNALRKPLRINDLVDEGLALIRDQKLFINVSLLKDYTREDLFIKVDENQMAQVIINLVINAVDAMDKQGVLTLRTYRDEQKKAVCLEVADTGCGIPKGHLSKIFDPFFTTKEPGLGTGLGLSTVYGIIKENQGEITIKKTGADGTTFLLRFPEHLTGLEEALIG
- a CDS encoding FAD-dependent oxidoreductase, which gives rise to MGAEKGKKNGSVLVVGGGIAGMQASLDLADSGYLVHLVEKSPAIGGVMSELDKTFPTNDCAMUIISPKLVEVGRHLNINLITNSEIEKIEGSAGNFKAFINSKPRYINPDACTS